One window of the Micropterus dolomieu isolate WLL.071019.BEF.003 ecotype Adirondacks linkage group LG08, ASM2129224v1, whole genome shotgun sequence genome contains the following:
- the emilin3a gene encoding EMILIN-2, giving the protein MHFVMAVSPFVFMTLFLSLVETKFYRPFQFNQYKAGLNQHHDQGKPTSRHKNHCAYVIEKTVSFTVQDGAAPFVKAEYNKCSWGQKCPTLLYRLQYKPLYKVAHKTVTELEWRCCPGYSGYGCMERHPVYQHPMKMMPPFKGPPMKGPQFKGLQFKGPQHKGTMFKGPMFKGPPINTVVKANPWSQPKGPSIGSFNNYPTRHFGPPGSSSFPDTSFEPYSPEPEPMPEHQEPHLTEHNQEHDHDQSQGPEEHIPEEIPPPLSGGEQPEGQTLDSETEVRIYRMEEDVQRLNQGLETLRGTVNGLEDSLRASLREDANRMLSALLSAAPGPVPAPAVASNPSTVGFVEIPGGDPETEGLDGRHVFPGLTDLNRRVEELRAELQTKTAQLQELKATVMGHDGALKKMTNAVGVVSDSTGNFEENDQRAMEKLMEDKLSIARTEILGGFEKRLESAEGRCEEKAGEVFHQCQREKGERQEQMEDAMEERATSLRTELKNLQAQIHSLKATESCCGRVSGLFERVQLLETSVAGLNQSQGHLRLELGGHKDHIEGMLEGRLGYVEAKLNQTGQIKNDQSAGRGGVPDRAETGQGLEARMEGQLRALEGRLLTALEELGNATAPALLEGHAVPSLETELESLRGRLEVDMDSVRKHLSTLEILCSSSCSSPQNPSAIQGDSAAPSNLAKEQNMKEVLDKQGDHLNSLNVTLQNILRRLTLRDQQEHAEGDSPIQGELTILKFNVHSVNQTLRGLQDSLGTVVYQVDKTNSSWHEREARLAQQIRGVVQLVGHQASMLGAGERRLTRLKGDLQDMKRRLAQEVQGCRSTAIGVQKEVTEFGGRVSSVENQCKGLNYLAEDLERIREELEGQSNGLLLQVNGTLSSHAQQLAELRSELKNYTSKVEPTQKTLELDTELRRGDTFTLN; this is encoded by the exons ATGCATTTTGTGATGGCTGTGAGTCCTTTTGTGTTCATGACTCTATTTTTGTCACTGGTCGAAACCAAGTTCTACAGACCATTCCAGTTTAACCAGTATAAAGCTGGGCTCAATCAACACCATGACCAAGGGAAACCCACCAGCCGACACAA GAACCACTGTGCCTATGTCATTGAAAAGACAGTGTCATTCACTGTGCAGGATGGGGCAGCCCCATTTGTAAAAGCTGAGTACAACAAGTGTTCCTGGGGTCAAAAATGTCCAACTCTGCT GTATCGTCTGCAGTACAAACCACTCTATAAGGTGGCACATAAAACTGTCACAGAGCTGGAATGGCGTTGTTGTCCCGGGTACTCTGGTTATGGCTGTATGGAGAGACATCCAGTTTACCAACACCCCATGAAAATGATGCCGCCATTCAAAGGCCCGCCAATGAAAGGCCCACAGTTTAAGGGGCTGCAGTTCAAAGGCCCACAGCACAAAGGTACCATGTTCAAGGGTCCCATGTTCAAGGGCCCACCTATTAACACTGTTGTGAAGGCCAACCCATGGAGTCAACCCAAAGGACCTTCCATTGGCAGTTTCAACAATTACCCAACGCGTCACTTTGGGCCTCCAGGGTCCTCCTCCTTCCCAGACACCTCCTTTGAGCCTTATTCGCCAGAGCCAGAGCCAATGCCAGAACACCAGGAACCACAtctcacagagcacaaccaagAACATGACCATGACCAAAGCCAAGGACCTGAGGAACATATACCAGAGGaaattcctcctcctctgtctggtGGTGAACAGCCTGAGG gCCAGACTCTCGACAGTGAGACAGAAGTGCGGATATATCGAATGGAGGAGGATGTGCAACGTCTAAACCAGGGTCTGGAGACCCTGAGGGGAACTGTGAATGGACTGGAAGATAGTCTGCGAGCCTCACTGAGAGAGGATGCCAACAGGATGttgtctgctctgctctctgctgcCCCTGGTCCTGTTCCTGCTCCCGCTGTAGCCTCCAATCCATCCACAGTAGGGTTTGTAGAGATTCCTGGAGGAGACCCTGAGACAGAGGGTCTAGATGGCAGACATGTGTTTCCAGGCCTTACAGATCTGAATAGAAGGGTAGAGGAGCTCAGGGCAGAGCTGCAAACCAAGACAGCACAGCTGCAAGAACTCAAAGCAACAGTGATGGGACATGATGGAGCACTGAAGAAGATGACAAATGCAGTGGGAGTTGTATCAGACTCCACTGGCAATTTTGAGGAAAATGACCAGAGAGCTATGGAGAAGTTGATGGAAGACAAACTGAGTATAGCCAGGACAGAAATTCTTGGTGGGTTTGAGAAGCGCTTGGAGAGTGCAGAGGGCCGATGCGAAGAGAAAGCTGGGGAAGTGTTTCATCAGTGTCAGAGGGAGAAAGGTGAGAGGCAAGAGCAGATGGAAGATGCTATGGAGGAAAGAGCCACATCCTTGAGAACAGAGCTGAAAAACCTACAGGCACAGATCCATAGTTTAAAGGCTACAGAAAGCTGCTGTGGTAGAGTAAGTGGACTGTTTGAAAGGGTGCAGCTGCTGGAAACATCAGTGGCAGGCCTCAACCAGTCCCAGGGTCACCTGAGATTGGAGCTGGGTGGACACAAGGACCACATAGAGGGAATGCTGGAGGGGCGGTTGGGGTATGTGGAAGCCAAGCTCAACCAGACTGGGCAGATCAAAAATGATCAGTCTGCAGGGAGAGGTGGTGTCCCAGACAGAGCTGAGACAGGACAGGGCCTGGAGGCCAGAATGGAGGGTCAGTTGAGGGCTCTGGAAGGTCGATTACTGACGGCTTTGGAGGAGCTGGGCAATGCCACTGCCCCTGCACTGCTAGAGGGTCATGCAGTTCCCAGTCTAGAGACAGAGCTGGAGTCCCTGCGAGGCAGACTGGAGGTGGATATGGACAGCGTGCGGAAGCACCTAAGCACCCTTGAGAttctctgctcctcttcctgttCCTCACCTCAAAACCCATCTGCCATCCAGGGAGACTCTGCTGCACCAAGTAACCTGGCAAAGGAGCAGAATATGAAGGAGGTACTGGACAAGCAAGGTGATCATTTGAATAGCCTCAATGTCACACTGCAGAACATCCTGAGGCGTCTGACCCTCAGGGACCAGCAGGAACATGCAGAGGGAGATTCTCCCATCCAGGGAGAGCTCACAATCCTCAAGTTCAATGTCCACTCAGTCAACCAAACCCTGAGAGGCCTCCAGGATTCCTTGGGGACAGTGGTCTACCAGGTGGATAAAACCAACAGTTCCTGGCATGAAAGAGAGGCTCGTCTGGCCCAGCAGATAAGGGGTGTGGTCCAGCTCGTTGGACATCAGGCTTCCATGCTTGGGGCAGGTGAGCGCAGACTGACCCGACTTAAGGGTGATCTGCAGGACATGAAGAGACGGCTAGCTCAGGAGGTCCAGGGCTGCCGGAGCACAGCTATAGGGGTCCAGAAAGAGGTAACTGAGTTTGGAGGGCGTGTTTCCAGTGTGGAGAACCAGTGTAAGGGCCTGAATTACTTGGCAGAGGACCTGGAGAGAATCAGAGAGGAGTTAGAGGGACAATCAAATGGACTTCTCCTGCAAGTCAATGGAACTCTCTCTAGCCATGCTCAGCAGCTGGCTGAGCTGAGAAGTGAACTCAAAAACTACACCTCCAAGGTAGAGCCAACACAAAAGACTTTAGAGCTGGACACGGAGCTGAGACGAGGTGACACCTTCACTTTGAACTAG